A window from Euzebya sp. encodes these proteins:
- a CDS encoding DUF6049 family protein, translating to MTSRGATRVRAAVLALLVLSLLVPALVAPSAPAGAQQDPAPPPAQDTPAGPVGVELTIVELDAVVEATDPDAALTATLALRAGAEDRRDLRLVTTVHARADGRTGLQAALDGDLGSVFDATSAPLPDLTAGTTRLVTARTETASLSLQGEDRAGVYPVQLQVFDGAEPVGAVVTSLVVLPPEGPAPLPATTVVHLRSDAIPLRDDIAHATAEAAVGPDGPLVAQADQLDAVAADGSAAGVVLAADGRTLEDLTAMADGYVRADGTAVPDDRRVARRAGTVVEAAARLARRGDVETIAYPYAAADLVALVRADLADPALELVAEGGSATSATTGSPVTTGVLVPPDGLDAETLAALGPADAEAVLLDERYLSFADEGDLEPIRRLRTADGGEVRILVPDDVLSQVLADPAAEGVPAVVQRVLAETAAAWLADAGGPRSEALLLSAQTGADLPDGVLAAVTAAVADAPWLRPVGLSELRRRVAPSDRVVRLAYPPRSAASELPQTYVRQYADARAALIPLGAVLPEGDPTTESFSESLEVVPSTAYRDPELRSLGAGRSTDVLQHMAGLTGAVGIVPSAPITLTATTGEVPITVTNGSDVDVDLVVSVEATRFDFADDTQAVTLPARSSQRLVFDARALNPGAFAPVAVTISDPTGALRIARTQISVRSAAVPVVGLVASVGSVLVLLVWGVRQGRRRRKVGRHERRTRQSPAA from the coding sequence GTGACCTCGCGCGGCGCCACCCGGGTGCGGGCGGCGGTCCTGGCGCTGCTGGTCCTGTCGCTGCTGGTCCCGGCCCTCGTCGCGCCGAGCGCGCCCGCGGGAGCCCAGCAGGACCCGGCCCCCCCGCCAGCCCAGGACACCCCGGCCGGTCCCGTCGGGGTCGAGCTCACGATCGTCGAGCTCGACGCCGTGGTGGAGGCGACCGACCCCGACGCGGCCCTCACCGCGACGCTCGCCCTGCGTGCCGGCGCGGAGGACCGCCGCGACCTGCGGCTGGTCACCACCGTCCACGCCCGGGCCGATGGGCGGACGGGGCTCCAGGCCGCCCTCGACGGCGACCTCGGCTCGGTGTTCGACGCCACCAGCGCGCCGCTGCCCGACCTGACGGCGGGTACGACCCGGCTGGTCACCGCCCGCACCGAGACCGCGTCGCTGTCGCTGCAGGGCGAGGACCGCGCCGGCGTGTACCCGGTGCAGCTGCAGGTCTTCGACGGCGCCGAGCCGGTCGGCGCCGTGGTGACCAGCCTCGTCGTCCTGCCGCCCGAGGGTCCGGCTCCGCTGCCGGCCACCACGGTCGTGCACCTCCGCAGCGACGCGATCCCCCTGCGGGACGACATCGCCCACGCGACCGCGGAGGCGGCCGTCGGACCCGACGGCCCCCTCGTCGCGCAGGCGGACCAACTCGACGCGGTCGCCGCCGACGGGTCGGCCGCCGGTGTGGTCCTCGCCGCCGACGGACGCACCCTGGAGGACCTGACCGCGATGGCCGACGGGTACGTCCGAGCCGACGGGACGGCGGTGCCCGACGACCGGCGCGTCGCCCGCCGCGCCGGCACCGTCGTCGAGGCCGCCGCCCGCCTCGCCCGCCGCGGTGACGTCGAGACGATCGCCTACCCCTACGCCGCCGCCGACCTCGTCGCCCTGGTCCGGGCCGACCTCGCCGACCCCGCCCTCGAGCTGGTGGCCGAGGGCGGGTCGGCGACGAGCGCGACCACCGGATCTCCGGTCACGACCGGCGTCCTCGTCCCCCCGGACGGGTTGGACGCCGAGACGCTCGCCGCCCTCGGCCCCGCCGACGCCGAGGCGGTGCTGCTCGACGAGCGGTACCTGTCCTTCGCCGACGAGGGGGACCTCGAGCCGATCCGCCGGCTTCGCACGGCCGACGGCGGCGAGGTGCGGATCCTCGTCCCGGACGACGTCCTGTCCCAGGTGCTCGCGGACCCCGCCGCCGAGGGCGTCCCCGCCGTCGTGCAGCGCGTCCTCGCCGAGACCGCCGCGGCGTGGCTGGCGGACGCGGGAGGACCCCGCTCCGAGGCGCTGCTGCTGTCCGCCCAGACCGGCGCGGACCTCCCCGACGGGGTCCTGGCGGCGGTCACGGCGGCGGTCGCCGACGCGCCGTGGCTGCGCCCGGTGGGCCTCTCGGAGCTCCGCCGGCGGGTCGCACCCTCCGACCGCGTCGTCCGACTCGCCTACCCGCCCCGGTCGGCCGCCTCGGAGCTGCCGCAGACCTACGTCCGCCAGTACGCCGACGCCCGTGCCGCGCTGATCCCGCTCGGCGCGGTGCTGCCGGAGGGGGACCCGACGACCGAGTCGTTCTCGGAGTCCCTCGAGGTGGTCCCGTCGACGGCGTACCGCGACCCCGAGCTGCGGTCCCTCGGGGCGGGGCGGAGCACCGACGTCCTGCAGCACATGGCCGGGCTCACCGGCGCGGTCGGCATCGTCCCGAGCGCCCCGATCACCCTGACGGCCACGACGGGCGAGGTCCCGATCACCGTCACCAACGGCAGCGACGTCGACGTCGACCTGGTCGTGTCGGTCGAGGCAACGCGCTTCGACTTCGCGGACGACACCCAGGCGGTGACGCTGCCGGCCCGGTCGTCCCAGCGGCTCGTCTTCGACGCCCGGGCCCTGAACCCCGGCGCGTTCGCCCCCGTCGCGGTGACGATCAGCGACCCCACGGGTGCGCTCCGCATCGCCCGCACCCAGATCAGCGTCAGATCCGCGGCGGTGCCCGTGGTGGGGCTCGTGGCGAGCGTCGGGAGCGTGCTCGTCCTCCTCGTCTGGGGTGTCCGCCAGGGCCGACGGCGCCGCAAGGTCGGCCGGCACGAGCGCCGGACCCGCCAGTCCCCGGCCGCATGA
- a CDS encoding CCA tRNA nucleotidyltransferase produces the protein MATDDVALRDAQLQALGALVDFPVADELGERFAAVGHELHLVGGTVRDALRGAADSPDLDFATSAMPEQTAAVLGGWADHVWLTGARFGTVSAVRGPHPIEITTYRSDDYTPGSRHPQVRFGDDIVTDLSRRDFTVNAIAVSLPDRRVVDPHGGWEDLAARVLRTPIEAKASFADDPLRMIRLARFAATLGFAPDPEAVAAARAMASELHTISAERIAAELDKLVCGPHVALGMDLLVETGLADIFLPEVPALRMEADPAHHHKDVYAHTMAVVESCAADDVVLRLAALLHDIGKPATREFHRDGTVSFHSHDVVGARMTRARLRELKYPKDVIRDVSELVRLHLRFHGYSEGEWTDSAVRRYVHDAGSPDQLRRLNLLTRADVTTKNRAKRRRFAQAMDHLEERIAALAEQEALEAIRPPIDGTQVMAYLGITPGPLVGEAWDHLKEQAIDHGPMSEDEGFALLDVWARDRGIEVVGEKVPPKPKTSATDGG, from the coding sequence ATGGCCACCGACGACGTCGCGCTCCGCGATGCCCAGCTCCAGGCGCTCGGCGCCCTCGTCGACTTCCCGGTCGCCGACGAGCTGGGCGAGCGCTTCGCCGCCGTCGGCCACGAGCTGCACCTGGTCGGCGGCACGGTCCGCGACGCGCTGCGGGGCGCGGCGGACTCCCCCGACCTGGACTTCGCCACGTCGGCCATGCCCGAGCAGACCGCAGCGGTGCTGGGCGGCTGGGCCGACCACGTCTGGCTGACCGGAGCGCGGTTCGGGACCGTCAGCGCGGTCCGCGGTCCGCACCCGATCGAGATCACCACCTACCGCTCGGACGACTACACGCCCGGGTCGCGGCACCCCCAGGTGCGCTTCGGCGACGACATCGTGACCGACCTGTCCCGGCGGGACTTCACGGTGAACGCCATCGCCGTGTCCCTCCCCGACCGGCGCGTCGTGGACCCCCACGGCGGCTGGGAGGACCTCGCCGCCCGGGTCCTGCGCACCCCCATCGAGGCGAAGGCCAGCTTCGCCGACGACCCGCTGCGGATGATCCGGCTCGCGCGGTTCGCCGCCACGCTGGGGTTCGCGCCGGACCCGGAGGCGGTGGCCGCCGCCCGGGCGATGGCGAGCGAGCTGCACACGATCTCCGCCGAGCGCATCGCGGCCGAGCTGGACAAGCTCGTCTGCGGTCCGCACGTCGCGCTCGGCATGGACCTCCTGGTCGAGACCGGGCTGGCGGACATCTTCCTTCCGGAGGTCCCGGCCCTGCGCATGGAGGCGGATCCGGCCCACCACCACAAGGACGTGTACGCCCACACGATGGCCGTCGTGGAGTCGTGCGCCGCGGACGACGTCGTGCTGCGCCTGGCCGCCCTGCTCCACGACATCGGCAAGCCCGCCACCCGCGAGTTCCACCGGGACGGGACGGTCAGCTTCCACTCCCACGACGTGGTCGGCGCCCGCATGACCCGGGCGCGCCTCCGCGAGCTGAAGTACCCGAAGGACGTCATCCGCGACGTCAGCGAGCTGGTGCGCCTGCACCTGCGCTTCCACGGCTACTCCGAGGGCGAGTGGACCGACTCGGCAGTGCGCCGCTACGTCCACGACGCGGGCTCGCCCGACCAGCTGCGCCGCCTGAACCTGCTGACCCGCGCCGACGTGACGACGAAGAACCGCGCGAAGCGCCGGCGGTTCGCCCAGGCGATGGACCACCTGGAGGAGCGGATCGCCGCCCTCGCCGAGCAGGAGGCGCTCGAGGCCATCCGCCCCCCGATCGACGGCACCCAGGTGATGGCGTACCTCGGGATCACGCCAGGCCCCCTCGTCGGCGAGGCGTGGGACCACCTGAAGGAGCAGGCGATCGACCACGGCCCGATGAGCGAGGACGAGGGGTTCGCCCTGCTCGACGTCTGGGCACGGGACCGGGGCATCGAGGTCGTCGGCGAGAAGGTCCCGCCCAAGCCCAAGACGTCCGCCACCGACGGCGGCTGA
- a CDS encoding type IV pilus twitching motility protein PilT → MHIRDYLQLLVDKGGSDLHLKAGGPAYVRIDGDLSEIHDLPWLYAEDTERFALEVLEGRALDAFQRGQEADCAYGVSGLGRFRVAVFRQRGSVGLVFRRVLPGNQDFDQLGLPPVCRALAEEHRGLVLVTGPTGSGKTTTTAAMIGHINATRRSHIVTIEDPIEILHPDQLAIVDQREIGVDTDNFATALRSVARQDPDVIFIGEMRDVETVTAALQAAETGHFVISTLHTTNATETINRILDLFPPHQQYQARLSLANALKGILCQRLVPRIGGGRVAAIEAFVMTQRLYDFVVDPSKTEDITDAIAEGSYYGMQTFDQHLLDLYRRGEVTMRDALAAATSPHDFRIAVRAAGLEATPEPVTRLTG, encoded by the coding sequence ATGCACATCAGGGACTACCTCCAACTCCTCGTCGACAAGGGCGGGTCAGACCTGCACCTCAAGGCGGGGGGCCCGGCCTACGTGCGCATCGACGGCGACCTCAGCGAGATCCACGACCTGCCGTGGCTGTACGCCGAGGACACCGAGCGGTTCGCCCTCGAGGTGCTCGAGGGTCGTGCGCTCGACGCGTTCCAGCGGGGCCAGGAGGCCGACTGCGCGTACGGCGTCAGCGGGCTCGGGCGCTTCCGCGTCGCCGTGTTCCGCCAGCGCGGCTCGGTGGGGCTGGTCTTCCGCCGCGTCCTGCCCGGCAACCAGGACTTCGACCAGCTCGGGCTCCCGCCGGTCTGCCGCGCGCTGGCCGAGGAGCACCGCGGGCTGGTGCTCGTCACCGGCCCGACCGGCTCGGGCAAGACCACGACGACCGCGGCGATGATCGGCCACATCAACGCGACCCGGCGAAGCCACATCGTGACGATCGAGGACCCGATCGAGATCCTCCACCCCGACCAGCTCGCGATCGTCGACCAGCGCGAGATCGGCGTCGACACCGACAACTTCGCGACGGCGCTGCGGTCGGTGGCCCGCCAGGACCCCGATGTGATCTTCATCGGGGAGATGCGCGACGTCGAGACGGTCACCGCCGCCCTGCAGGCTGCCGAGACCGGCCACTTCGTCATCTCGACGCTCCACACCACGAACGCCACTGAGACGATCAACCGCATCCTGGACCTGTTCCCGCCCCACCAGCAATACCAGGCGCGCCTGTCGCTGGCTAACGCGCTGAAGGGCATCCTCTGCCAGCGGCTCGTGCCGCGCATCGGCGGGGGCCGGGTGGCTGCGATCGAGGCGTTCGTGATGACCCAGCGGCTCTACGACTTCGTCGTCGACCCGAGCAAGACCGAGGACATCACCGACGCGATCGCCGAGGGCTCGTACTACGGGATGCAGACCTTCGACCAGCACCTGCTCGACCTCTACCGCCGCGGTGAGGTCACGATGCGCGACGCGCTGGCGGCCGCCACCAGCCCGCACGACTTCCGCATCGCGGTCCGGGCCGCCGGGCTCGAGGCCACCCCGGAGCCCGTGACGCGCCTGACCGGCTGA
- a CDS encoding class I SAM-dependent methyltransferase, with protein sequence MGFTDHRGEPAEVPDPPAEGSAYAQIGRFQAGEYHRNAFARHTAQEAGVLAEVLAVRPGDRVVDVGCGDGRHVAALAARGVAAVGIDLSPEVLRGSRTGAPSLVAARAAALPLADAAVDGLMSVCQGGFGITPSHDRAAVAEWARVVRPGGRLALTAFSLAFAARYLAEGEALDLDRGLHHHVADVRGPDGARQGFDLWTAAYSVPHLVDLLEHHGWRVVGTAGVEPGGYQRVRPPTVLDPEVLIWAERRE encoded by the coding sequence GTGGGGTTCACCGACCACCGCGGTGAGCCGGCGGAGGTCCCCGACCCGCCGGCGGAGGGCTCGGCGTACGCCCAGATCGGCCGGTTCCAGGCCGGTGAGTACCACCGCAACGCCTTCGCCCGCCACACCGCGCAGGAGGCGGGTGTCCTGGCCGAGGTGCTCGCCGTCCGGCCGGGGGATCGCGTCGTCGACGTCGGGTGCGGTGACGGGCGACACGTCGCGGCGCTGGCTGCGCGCGGCGTCGCGGCGGTGGGCATCGACCTCTCCCCCGAGGTCCTCCGCGGCTCGCGGACCGGCGCCCCGTCCCTCGTCGCGGCCAGGGCCGCGGCCCTGCCGCTGGCGGACGCGGCGGTGGACGGCCTCATGTCGGTCTGCCAGGGCGGGTTCGGGATCACCCCCAGCCACGACCGCGCCGCCGTCGCGGAGTGGGCCCGGGTCGTCAGGCCCGGCGGACGTCTCGCACTGACGGCGTTCTCGCTGGCGTTCGCCGCGCGGTACCTCGCCGAGGGCGAGGCCCTCGACCTCGACCGGGGGCTGCACCACCACGTGGCCGACGTCCGCGGGCCCGACGGCGCACGTCAGGGGTTCGACCTGTGGACGGCCGCGTACAGCGTCCCACACCTGGTCGACCTCCTCGAGCACCATGGCTGGCGCGTCGTCGGCACCGCGGGGGTCGAGCCAGGGGGCTACCAGCGCGTCCGCCCCCCGACGGTCCTCGACCCGGAGGTGCTGATCTGGGCCGAACGCCGCGAGTAG
- a CDS encoding NUDIX hydrolase, whose translation MARYPTKHATSAGGLVYDDRADGRWVVLIAHRNAGGVLQWTLPKGGLEEGEDLEEAAVREVREETGLEARIEAKLGVVDYWFVWRPDRVRYHKYVHYYLMGLQGGDFSRRDDEAEDVAWLPIDEALDRLAHPNEARLVRRALDSASTDDATDPDPDPGADQVRTPRETGP comes from the coding sequence ATGGCCCGCTACCCGACCAAGCACGCGACCTCGGCCGGCGGTCTGGTCTACGACGACCGGGCCGACGGGCGTTGGGTCGTGCTCATCGCGCACCGCAACGCCGGCGGTGTGCTCCAGTGGACGTTGCCGAAGGGCGGGCTCGAGGAGGGCGAGGACCTCGAGGAGGCAGCGGTCCGGGAGGTCCGCGAGGAGACCGGGCTCGAGGCCCGCATCGAGGCGAAGCTCGGCGTCGTCGACTACTGGTTCGTGTGGCGGCCGGACCGCGTGCGGTACCACAAGTACGTCCACTACTACCTGATGGGCCTGCAGGGCGGTGACTTCAGCCGCCGCGACGACGAGGCAGAAGACGTCGCGTGGCTCCCCATCGACGAGGCCCTCGACCGGCTGGCGCACCCGAACGAGGCACGGCTCGTCCGCCGCGCCCTGGACAGCGCATCCACCGACGACGCCACTGACCCCGACCCCGACCCCGGCGCCGATCAGGTCCGCACACCCCGGGAGACCGGGCCGTGA